A single window of Candidatus Bathyarchaeota archaeon DNA harbors:
- a CDS encoding ECF transporter S component has product MKKNATIYLSLSIVFTGLVAVSTMLIRIPVAATGGYINIGDAMIFICALTFGPTIGGLAGGIGSAIADMIGYPVFAPFTLVIKGLEGFLAGFIKDGKNVKKDLFGWGVGASIMVIGYFIAESYIMKLGIAAALTEVPGNLFQAFFGGLIGIPTTIVLRKRLKNISVLKPLLEKLSS; this is encoded by the coding sequence ATGAAAAAGAATGCAACTATTTATCTAAGCTTATCAATTGTATTTACAGGTTTAGTAGCAGTTTCAACAATGCTTATTCGAATTCCAGTTGCTGCTACTGGAGGTTACATAAATATTGGGGATGCTATGATATTTATTTGCGCTTTAACTTTTGGTCCAACTATTGGGGGACTAGCAGGAGGCATAGGTTCAGCTATAGCAGACATGATTGGTTATCCTGTTTTTGCACCTTTCACACTTGTAATAAAAGGATTAGAAGGATTTTTAGCAGGTTTCATTAAAGATGGAAAAAATGTTAAAAAAGATTTGTTTGGATGGGGAGTCGGCGCATCAATAATGGTTATAGGTTATTTTATTGCCGAGAGCTATATTATGAAGCTGGGTATAGCAGCAGCCTTAACTGAAGTCCCAGGAAACTTATTTCAAGCATTTTTCGGAGGATTAATTGGCATACCAACAACAATAGTTTTAAGAAAGAGATTAAAAAATATTTCTGTTTTAAAACCTCTTCTTGAAAAACTTTCTTCCTAA
- a CDS encoding prepilin peptidase encodes MLSTLSILCSFIALSLASISDLKSREVSDSIWIFYGLTSLSLTLIKFIFDSSNLWLSIASIILTSVFSLLLFEVGFFGGADFKGMVCLSLALPLYPKTLASILGFIHPFFPLATLYNAFLFSCIYPIYILARNINYYFRVDKRIFNELNHESNWKKFLALISGYKEEFFKVEKLHYLYPMEEILWINNKALRKLRLVFDAGLNREELLENLKRASSKGIVLKTIWVSPGLPMILFITLSFLVNLVFGDVLTWLIKLLLF; translated from the coding sequence TTGCTGTCTACACTATCTATTTTATGCTCTTTTATTGCTTTAAGTTTAGCTTCCATAAGTGATTTAAAAAGTAGAGAAGTTTCAGATTCAATTTGGATTTTTTATGGTTTAACAAGTTTAAGCTTAACTTTAATTAAGTTTATTTTTGATTCAAGTAATTTATGGCTTTCAATAGCTTCAATAATATTAACGAGTGTTTTTTCTTTACTTTTATTTGAAGTTGGGTTTTTTGGTGGAGCAGACTTTAAAGGAATGGTTTGTTTATCTCTAGCTTTACCTTTATATCCTAAAACTTTAGCTTCGATTTTAGGTTTTATTCATCCTTTTTTTCCTTTAGCAACACTTTACAACGCTTTTTTATTTTCTTGTATATATCCTATTTATATTTTAGCAAGAAATATTAATTACTACTTTAGAGTAGATAAAAGAATTTTCAATGAGTTAAATCATGAATCTAACTGGAAAAAATTTTTAGCTTTAATATCAGGCTATAAAGAAGAATTCTTTAAAGTTGAAAAACTTCATTATTTATATCCTATGGAGGAAATTTTATGGATAAACAATAAAGCTTTAAGAAAATTAAGGCTAGTTTTTGATGCTGGATTAAATAGGGAAGAGCTTCTTGAAAATTTAAAAAGAGCTTCCAGCAAAGGCATAGTTTTAAAAACAATTTGGGTTTCTCCAGGATTACCAATGATTTTATTTATTACCTTAAGTTTTTTAGTTAATCTAGTTTTTGGTGATGTTTTAACTTGGTTAATTAAACTATTATTATTTTAA
- the acs gene encoding acetate--CoA ligase: MFWPSPELKKIAWISDESIYEKASRDPLSFWAEKAREGLEWFKEWDKIYEWNPPYFKWFIGGKLNICYNAVDRHVKTWRKNKAAIIWEPEPPEERNRVLTYNDLYREVNKFANVLKNLGVKKGDRVGIYMPVIPEVQIAMLACTRIGAVHSVVFSAFSPESLKSRLIDAEAKILITVDGYYRRGKIINLKANADEGIKDTIVEKVVVVKRAGLTIEMKEGRDFWWHELMDKANSYCKPEIMDSEDPSFILYTSGTTGKPKGIVHHTGGYATQAYWTTKWDFDLHDEDIMWCTADIGWITGHTYACYGPLLCGATMVIYEGAPDYPAPDRFWQIIEKYGVTIFYTAPTAIRMFMMFGEEWVKKHDLSSLRILGTVGEPIDREAWMWYFNNIGGGRCPIIDTWWQTETGGTLINALPGIGPFIPTVAGRPFPGVKREILDDEGKPSKEGNLVICNPFPPGMLRGIFKDPKRYKEQYWSRFGENYYTTGDGAKIIDEMGNTRITGRIDDVMKVAGHRLANAEVEDALNRHEAVIESAVVAAPDPIKGEVPVAFVVLEKGYTPSEDLTNQLIKQVERIIGPTARPKKIIYVSDLPKTRSGKIMRRIIKKLITKEPVGDITTLMNPESVEELRKIIETTYI; this comes from the coding sequence ATCTTTTGGCCTTCACCTGAACTTAAGAAAATCGCTTGGATATCTGATGAATCAATTTATGAAAAAGCTAGTAGAGATCCATTAAGTTTCTGGGCTGAAAAAGCTCGTGAAGGTTTAGAATGGTTTAAGGAATGGGATAAAATCTATGAATGGAATCCTCCATACTTTAAATGGTTTATTGGTGGTAAACTAAATATTTGTTATAATGCTGTGGATAGGCATGTCAAAACTTGGAGAAAAAATAAAGCTGCTATAATTTGGGAACCTGAACCACCTGAAGAAAGAAATAGAGTTTTAACCTATAATGATCTTTATAGAGAAGTAAACAAATTTGCTAATGTGCTTAAAAATCTTGGTGTAAAAAAAGGTGATAGAGTTGGAATTTATATGCCTGTAATTCCAGAAGTTCAAATAGCTATGCTAGCATGTACAAGAATAGGTGCTGTTCATAGCGTAGTATTTTCTGCATTTAGTCCAGAATCATTAAAAAGTAGATTAATAGATGCTGAAGCAAAAATCTTAATTACAGTTGATGGGTACTACCGTAGAGGGAAAATCATAAACCTTAAAGCTAATGCTGATGAAGGTATTAAAGACACAATTGTGGAGAAAGTAGTTGTTGTTAAAAGAGCTGGATTAACTATTGAAATGAAGGAGGGAAGAGATTTTTGGTGGCACGAATTAATGGATAAAGCTAATTCTTATTGTAAACCTGAAATTATGGATAGTGAAGATCCATCATTTATTTTATATACTAGTGGGACAACAGGTAAACCTAAAGGTATAGTTCATCATACTGGTGGGTATGCTACTCAAGCCTATTGGACAACTAAATGGGATTTCGATTTACATGATGAAGATATTATGTGGTGCACAGCAGATATCGGATGGATTACAGGACATACATATGCTTGTTATGGGCCATTACTATGTGGTGCTACGATGGTGATTTATGAGGGTGCTCCAGATTATCCAGCACCAGATAGATTCTGGCAAATAATAGAGAAATATGGTGTAACAATATTTTATACTGCTCCAACAGCTATTAGAATGTTTATGATGTTTGGTGAAGAATGGGTTAAAAAACATGATTTATCAAGCTTAAGAATATTAGGAACTGTTGGTGAACCAATAGATAGAGAAGCATGGATGTGGTATTTCAATAATATCGGTGGTGGAAGATGCCCAATAATCGATACTTGGTGGCAAACTGAAACTGGAGGTACATTAATAAATGCTTTACCAGGGATAGGCCCCTTCATACCAACAGTTGCCGGTAGACCTTTCCCAGGCGTTAAAAGGGAAATTCTTGATGATGAAGGAAAGCCTAGTAAAGAAGGAAACTTAGTTATTTGTAATCCATTTCCACCAGGAATGCTTAGAGGAATATTTAAGGATCCTAAAAGATATAAAGAACAATATTGGAGTAGATTTGGGGAAAACTATTATACAACTGGTGATGGAGCGAAAATTATAGATGAAATGGGAAATACTAGAATAACTGGAAGAATAGATGATGTTATGAAAGTGGCGGGACATAGATTAGCTAATGCAGAAGTTGAAGATGCATTAAACAGGCATGAAGCTGTTATAGAAAGCGCTGTAGTAGCTGCTCCAGATCCAATTAAAGGTGAGGTTCCAGTAGCTTTTGTTGTTTTGGAAAAAGGTTACACTCCATCAGAAGATTTAACTAATCAATTAATAAAACAGGTGGAACGAATTATAGGTCCAACAGCCAGACCGAAAAAAATTATTTATGTTTCAGATTTACCTAAAACTAGAAGTGGAAAAATAATGAGACGGATAATAAAGAAATTAATTACAAAAGAACCTGTGGGAGACATCACTACATTAATGAATCCTGAATCTGTTGAAGAATTAAGAAAAATAATTGAAACAACATATATTTAA
- a CDS encoding AIR synthase family protein, which yields MSLPYGKIHPKFLEKIVFNYLGFKRNDVILGPSKGEDAALIKVGKELIVASCDPISGSIKNIGWLAVNVSANDVATRGVKPCWFLSCILLPKNSKLNVLKAICKQMDLASKKLEIAIVGGHTEVSLGLTHPIVVGFCAGKVEEGKYVSCNKAKPGGKIILTKGAGIEGTAILATEKEKELVKFLGKKLIEKAKKYMNLVSVVKEALMAFNFGGVQAMHDPTEGGVLGGLCELIEAANLGAKIYEDRIPINEETAAICNLFKINPLQLISSGSLLIVADPNKAEKIVNKLKDIGIKASIIGETLPNSKERYIISKNGKTRKLLMPKTDELWKALGRKFFKKRF from the coding sequence TTGAGTCTTCCTTATGGTAAAATTCACCCAAAATTTCTAGAAAAAATAGTATTTAACTATCTTGGTTTTAAAAGGAATGATGTAATTTTAGGGCCTTCTAAAGGAGAAGATGCAGCTTTAATAAAAGTTGGAAAAGAGTTAATTGTTGCTTCATGCGATCCAATAAGCGGTTCAATAAAAAACATTGGTTGGTTAGCAGTTAATGTTTCAGCGAATGATGTAGCTACTAGAGGAGTTAAACCTTGCTGGTTTCTATCCTGCATTTTGTTGCCTAAAAATTCTAAATTAAATGTTTTAAAAGCAATATGTAAGCAAATGGATTTAGCTTCTAAAAAGCTTGAAATAGCTATTGTAGGCGGTCACACTGAAGTTTCTCTAGGTTTAACTCATCCAATTGTTGTTGGGTTTTGCGCTGGAAAAGTTGAAGAAGGAAAATATGTTTCATGCAATAAAGCAAAACCTGGAGGAAAAATAATTTTAACTAAAGGAGCTGGAATAGAAGGGACAGCTATTTTAGCTACTGAGAAAGAAAAGGAACTTGTTAAATTTCTTGGAAAAAAACTAATAGAAAAAGCGAAAAAATATATGAATTTAGTTAGTGTAGTTAAAGAAGCTTTAATGGCGTTTAATTTTGGAGGTGTACAAGCGATGCATGATCCAACTGAAGGGGGAGTATTAGGAGGTTTATGCGAGTTAATTGAAGCAGCAAATTTGGGTGCTAAAATTTATGAAGATAGAATACCTATTAATGAAGAAACAGCTGCTATATGTAATTTATTTAAAATTAATCCTCTTCAATTAATTAGTTCAGGGTCATTACTTATAGTTGCTGACCCTAATAAAGCTGAAAAAATTGTTAATAAACTTAAAGATATTGGTATAAAAGCGTCTATAATTGGTGAAACACTTCCTAATTCTAAAGAAAGATATATAATAAGTAAAAATGGGAAGACTAGAAAACTTCTTATGCCTAAAACAGATGAGTTATGGAAAGCTTTAGGAAGAAAGTTTTTCAAGAAGAGGTTTTAA
- a CDS encoding O-acetyl-ADP-ribose deacetylase: protein MELKIGNTTLKIIQGDLTEQEVDAIVNAANPSLMGGGGVDGAIHRKGGPKILEECKKIRATLYPDGLPTGKAVITSGGNLKAKYVIHTVGPIWRGGSEGEPELLAEAYKNSLRLAVEKGLKTIAFPSISTGAYGYPIEKASRIALKTIKEFLEGGEASLNEVRIVLFRENDLKIYEEAVKEVF from the coding sequence ATGGAGCTAAAAATTGGAAATACAACCTTAAAAATTATTCAAGGAGATTTAACGGAACAAGAAGTTGATGCTATAGTTAATGCTGCAAATCCAAGCTTAATGGGTGGTGGAGGAGTTGATGGCGCAATCCATAGAAAAGGGGGACCAAAAATTTTAGAAGAATGCAAAAAAATTAGAGCTACCTTATATCCTGATGGTTTACCTACAGGCAAAGCTGTAATAACTTCTGGAGGAAATTTAAAGGCTAAATATGTAATTCACACTGTTGGCCCAATATGGAGAGGTGGAAGCGAGGGAGAACCTGAGCTTCTAGCTGAAGCTTATAAAAACTCTTTAAGGCTTGCTGTTGAAAAAGGCTTAAAAACTATTGCTTTTCCATCTATAAGTACAGGTGCTTATGGTTATCCAATAGAAAAAGCTAGTAGAATTGCTCTTAAAACTATAAAAGAGTTTCTAGAAGGAGGGGAAGCATCTTTAAATGAAGTTAGAATAGTTTTGTTCAGAGAAAATGATCTAAAAATTTATGAAGAAGCTGTTAAAGAAGTTTTTTAA